The Paraburkholderia sp. FT54 genome contains the following window.
CGGCGAGAGCGACAACTCCCGAGAGCACCGAGCGCCGGTCCGCGATACGGGCCTTTTCTTCGGCTGCTTCGACCTTCGACTTCTCGAACGCCTGTGCCTGTTTCAGGTACCAGCTGACCGCATCGCGCTCACCCGACTCAACATCGCTCACCGGCGCGTCTGCTCCCGCGATCGACTCTGCCGGGCGTCCCTTACGTTTGCGCGCGGGCGTTGCCGACGCAAACCATTGCCTGATAGTCGATGTCATCCTGTTCCTCACTTCGGTTCCGTAGGAGCCGACTGCTGCGCCAACGGTTGATTGACGGGTACCCACTGACCAGTCGGCTCGGGTGGCTTCGGCGCCGAGCTGCACGCCTGCAGTGCGAAGGCCATCAGCAAAATTGCGACGGGAGATTTCATGGTCTCCGATTCTCCTTTAGGTTGAGCGAATAGCACGTACTCTGTGGTATCTAGTAAAACAGCTTGATCGATACCATCGCACCGATCGTTGCCACCACCGCCGCGATAAGCCACCAACGTGCGATCGTCCTGAATAACCTGACCATCTTTTACGCCTCACTCAAGCTACCGCCGGTCTTCGGCGATCCGCCGCCGCCCATTTTTCCAAGCGAACCGGCAAATCTCGCGACGCTACCCAGCTTGCCCACCATCGTCGAGATACCGACACCGCCCGCGAGAGACGAAGCCAAACCCGGCAGGTTAAGCGAGATAACCCAGAAGGCCAGCCCCATGATGTCCAGGTCGATGACCTGCGCAATAGAGGGGGATCCGTTCAGCGGTACCACGCCCATCGCGAAATTGACTTCGAGTGCACATGCAGCCGCGAAGAGCGCGACCAGCAGGGTGTAGTTCATGCATTGACCGACCCAGTTCCAGAAGAACTGTCGCGATGGCGGGAAGAGCGCCGCTGAGATGAACAACGGACCGAGTGCGAGCAGAAGCCCAAGCGCAAACTTCGCCAGAATGATGTACGCAATGGCTATCGCCATGAACGGGCCACCGAAAATGATCATCAGGGCGATCGTCCAGATGGCCGCAATAACCTTCAGGCCGGACGCCTGCGCATAGATCTCCTGGGCTGCATGGATGTATGCATTGAGCAGGTTGTCGAGACCGGACACCGGGTTGCTACCATTGGTCAGCGCGCCGGCCAGCTGCTCGCCAAGACCATTAAAGAACGGAACGACGTACTCGCTGTAGAACTGGATGTTCATCCCGCAGGTCAGGATGACCGCCCAAGTCGCCATGCGCATCAGGAAATCGTTGATCGGCTCGTCGTTGCGCCCTTGCCAGTACGTCCAGAGAATCAACAGGACATAGATGCTGAAGCAGGTGGCCATCAATGGCGAGATCAGCGCAATGATGTTGCTCGAACCGGTCGAGACCGTGTTCAAAACGTTCTTGTCGAACGAATTGGTCATTGAGGTGAAAAGCTGGACGTCTGCCACGGATAACTCCTGCTTCGGTCAGTGATTGATGGACGCGCCGGATTACTTGAGCCCGGCCGCGCGGGCTTTGGCATCGTCGCTTGCAGCGTTGATACCCTTCGCCTTACGCTCAGCGGCAAGCTTCTCGGGCGTCGTGCCGAGAAACGCCGCATCGAACTTCAGATCCTGCTGCTGCTGTTGCTCTTCCTGCAGGTTGTGCTGGTGACGATCCCACGCGAGGTATCCGAGGTAGCCGGCGATCGCGACCAGCAAAGCGATGATTGAACCAAGAAGTGTCTTATTGACCATTGGTTTTCCCCAGGAATGCGTTGTCGAATTCACGGTCGCGCTGCTGTTCGGCAAGCTGCAGCTCTGTTTTCTGCAACTGCGCGGTGAGCTGCAGGCGCGTCTGGTCATTTGTCACCATCGCCTCTTCCGCGGCCATTCGGTTTTGCAGATCAGCCTTTTGCGCCGGATCCTGCGTCATGTTGGACTGCTGCATTAGCGCCTGGATGTTGTTCAGGCGCGCCATCGTCGCGCTGTACGCCTGCTCGTTCATCGCCTTGTTGGCCGCGAGCGTGTCGTAATAGCGCTGTTGCCCAGTCGTGCTGGCGCCGGTCATGCTTTCCTGCTGCTCGATCGACCGCATCGACGAACTGACGCCCGAGAGACCGCCGTTCTTCGCCTGGTCGTAAATGTTTTGCCACTGTTCCGGAAGGTAGTTACGCAGCGACGCAGCGTTCATAATGTTGCCGAAACTGCTGTTGCCAGTCAGCGCACGGTACTGGTCTTCCTGATTCTGGATCTGCTGCCCCAACTGCTCAACCTGCATCATCTGTTGCGCGAGCTCCGCCGGCGAGATGGTCGGCACACCCTGCGCGTGAGCCTGCGAAAACGCACACGCGCACACCAACGCGGCCAGACTGCGGCGCGGCCAAAGCGTAGAACTCGGCATATAGGCAAAGATGCCCATGCCAGCGCGCATTGATCGAGCCCGCAGCGCCTCGCGAAGGTTCCGGATCGCTCGGTCAACCGGCCGGCGTACGGCCGGATAGAGATCGGTGCTGTTCATCGTTCCCTCCCTGAGTTGCAGCACATCAGGCAAAAACTTCGTCGTCAACCGGCTGGTCAGCCGGTGGATAAATCTGCGCAAGCTCGGCACGTTTGCGCTCGAGGCCGTGCTGCAGCTCGGCGGACCACAAACGCTCATCGGCGCCGTGCTTCGCCGCGAGCCGCGTGCGCAGCTTGCGTTCGAACACGCGGTACAGATGGACGGGTAACCAGACGTCCGGATCGTCGCCAAATTCGGCGCGCACCGCGTCGCAGATCAGTGCGTTCTCGCGATCACCAGAGAACACCGCAATCGCATCGTCCAGGCCGCTCAGGTCAAAGCTGGCGAAGGCCGACTGGTTGCCCTGCTTGATAAGGAAACGGCGCGACTGTGGCGTGAGTTTTTTGAATTCCTTGAACTCCTTGCGGCTCATGCCGTCACGCAGATAGGCCTCTTCTTCGGCCGCCGGATCGGCCAGCCAGATCTTCGTGGCGACCAGACTGCGCAGCGCGGGAAACAGGTCTGCCGCCCGCTGCGCCTGTTCCGGCTGTTGCGTGATCAGGCCCATGAATTCCCCTTCCTTACGCCCGCTCGCCAGCGTTTCCTCAATCTGTTCGCGGATCGTGCGAAAGCGCAGTGGCAACCAATATTCTTCGATCACCGTGAGCATCAGGGTGCCTTCCCGACGCATCAGTTTCTTGAGATGGAATAGGTAGGCAAACGCGGGCTCTGACGGCTCGTAGTTCTCGACAAGAAATGCCTCAACGTCGAAACCGATCCAGCGTTGCTCGCTCATGTTCAATGAGAGATTGGGCGGGTTATCGAACACCCACCAGAACCGGCCGCCCTCCGACTTGCACCAGATCGACAGACGTGCTCGCAGGCCGTCGTCGCCTTCGTCCGGAATGCTGTCCAGTAGCAGGCTGAAGCGGCGCAGCCGAACGTCATCAACCCCCATTACCGCATCGACGGCGTTGCGGCAGTGAATCTTCTCGCCAGCCGTCAGGTCAATCCTGATTGGCTTCCCCTGATGGTCGACACCGTTCTTGCGGCCGCACAGTTCGACGAGCCCGTACAGGAATTCTCGATTGTCTGGTGTGTCGGTGAGCTCGAACGGCGCCCATCCGGTCGGCTTGCCTTTCTCCAGATAGACATAAGCGCCACCCATCGCGCGGATGAACACTTCCCAGCCACGGCCCTTGTCCAGCACGTAGAGCATCGGATCGAAGCGGGACAGCATGCCAGTCGCCGCTGCGATGACCGTAGATTTCCCGCTGCCCGTCGTGCCTTTCGCTTCAAAATGCCCGGCGACCTTCTCCGAAACGTTGATGTCCCCCAGCCGGCTCGCGTGCGAGCTGTAGTTGTACACGCCCGAATCCGAGCGAAACGGAATGACGGCTGACCCGTCACCGATCGGGTTACCTTCCGCCTTGCCTGACGAGTAGTCATGGCACGTGTACATCGCCGCAAAATTGCGCGAGGATTGCACTTTCGGACGCGGTTTGACCGCAGCGCCCGGGACCTGCGAGAAGTACGTGAACGGAGCAGAACCCGTCGCGGGCGACCATTCAATCCCACACTCGTTGCGTGAGCGCGATGCAAACCTGTCGGCGTTCTCCAGCGCTTCTTTCGCTGTTTCGCCGTAGATAACCGCCGCGCCGTGATACTCGCCGAACGACAGTTCACCCGTGTTCACATAACCCTGTGCGTCGCGCAATTCCTTGACCTGATGCTTGGCCTTGTCACCTGCCGACTCCAGCTTGTTGATTGCCGAATCGATGGTCCGGTTGGACTCGAAACCCGTCATGCAGTTGAACGTATGCGTAATCGTGAATTCCATGTTCAACGTGATCAACGGGTCGAGCTGGCCCCAGCCCGGTTTCTCCGGGCAACTGCGAAGGTCGAGGCAGGTTGCAACGCGCCGGTACGCCGGCACGTCGCTCGCCCCGATCTCGAGCGTGTTGTACCCAAAGTGCAGATGGCTCGACGGGATGACATCGGTGCCGGGTTCCGCTGCGACCGGCAGATCGCCAGACTTCCCATTGACGAGATAACTGACGAGCCCATACAAGGGCGAGAACAGCATCTTCGTGCCGTTCATGTGCTTGCGCTCGTACATTTCAAGCAACTCGGCCTCATACCCGGCGAACTGCAGCAGCGCCTGTTGTGCGAGAGACCCGATTTCTTTCAGCCCGTCGTCGAACTCCTCGTATTTGAGGATCAGCGACAGGTAGTAACGGTTCTCGAAGAACTTTTCGTCTCCGAAACGTCGCCCGATGTACTCGCGTACGAACCACTGCAGGAAGCATTCTTTGAAACGGTACACACGATCAAAACTCACGCGCTGTCGCACAAACGTTGCGTGATAGCCAAGGCGGCCACCCAGGTCGCGACCAAGCTTGCTGTACGCTTCCGTGTCACGATCGAACATGCGCTCCATCGCGACGTTCTCGTGCACCTCGAACGGCACGCCGCGCATGGCCAGCATCACCATGAACCGGTTGCCCTCCAAGTGCTGTACGTGTTTCGTGACCGGATGCCCGTACTTCGGAATCCAGTCGTCCACGGTGCCGATCGCGCCGAGGATGTCGCTGGTGACGGCGGGTCTGCTCTGCATCAGGCCTCCGGATCGAGCTCACGCAGTCGGCGCTCACCCTTGGACAACGGTTTGAAAAAATCGCGGTAGACGCGGCGTTGCCGTCCGTATCGCAGCGGCGCGAGCGTGGCGGTGTTGCCGAAGCGCGGGGCCGCTCGCCCGGCATTTAGCCGCGCGCGGACCCGCAGCTGCCAGAAGTAAAAGCGGCATCGCAATTCCAGCCACATGATCCGCAGGCCCTGGTCGTCGGTTTCGCAGATGTGCTTGAAATACAGCAGCACCGGAAAGCCCAGGAAAACGAACAGCAGACCGCCTGGTCCGACGAAGAAGGAAACCAGCACGCCGACAAACATCGACGCGACGACGACAACCAGCATCGCCATGTAGGGAACGCCCCAGATGGCTGCCGTGCGGCCAAGGCCGTTGAATCCGGGGTAGCGGGTTTTTTCGTCCGACATGGCGTGCTCAGCTGAACATGTTCCACAGATACGGTGCGAGCACACCGACCACCGAGCCCACTGCCGCCACCTTGCCGCACATCGTCACAAACTCGCTCCAGTGCGCGCGATCGGCCCAGCACTCCGCCCCTTTCCACATCAGCACGCAGGCCGCAACGACGCCAAGGAACGAATAAAGCCAGATCTTGAAAGTGGTCGCGCCCTGCGTCGCCGAATCGAGCCCACCACCGGCGAATGCGAGTTCCGGACCGATTACAATGCCGATGGCCATCGACTGGCGCATATGGGTTGCGATTCGCCGCATTGATATGCGATATGAATAACCTTTCAGTTGTACTAATTTCACGGTCTTGGGCTTCGTATTGCAATACATGTCTTCTCCTTTTACGTGGTTGAGATCAGGCCGCGTCGCCGCGGCTCAGGTCAGTTGCAGTCGTTGTCGCAGGCGGAATCGCCGAATGCGTCCCATGACGGATGCGGTGCGTCCTGCCGTTGTTTTGGGCCACTACGTCGCGCGGAAGATGTTTTGGCATCGGGCGCTGCTGCGCGTGCTGGTCTGTCGGACTGACTGTCCATCACAACAGGAATCGCAGGAACGGCATTCGTTGAACCTGCCACCGTCTGGGCGTTGGCAACAACGCGCTGGACGTAACTGGTACCGTTGGCGTCGGCAGTCTCGCCGCGCGTGAAATTGCCGCTGTAGTAGCAGCTGATAGCAGCACGCAATGCCGGTGTGCCCTGCCCCATTGCTGCGACCGCCCGCTGATAGCACTCGTGCAGGATGGCGCCGCCCGCGCGCAGGTTTTCGCACGGGTCGAAGGCGGTTTCGTAGGTCAGTCCGTAGCGGGCAAGATTGGCCTTGTTGACCTGTCCAAGCCCCATGCTGAAATTGATGCCTTGCGCTTCGAGTGCCTTCGCCGTCGCTACGGCCTCTTCACGATCACGCGGCTGCCGAACAAGGCGGCCACCAACGACTCCGATCGCGTACGGATTGAAGCCGGACTCAGTCCTCACGACCGCCTGAAGCGTCATGGGGTGCACGTTCGGCGCGCATTGCTGGGCTAATGGGATGAAATCAAGCATGACTTCCCCCCCCTCGCCCACGTTATGTCGCCGGCTGTGCCCGAACGATATAATGGCTTTAGCCATTGTCGACCTCTCAGGTTCCAACAACTGGTCAGGTCGGCGCCGATGCTCGCTACATCGACGCCGACCGCTCCTACTCCCTCACCTGCCCTTCCCTGGCTGGCAGTACCTCGCGAAGATCTGGCTCGTGCGCATCCTCACGATTTACAACGCCGTCTTTCAGGCCCAGCAGGACCGCCGCGTTGTGCGCGTGGCCACGCTTGCCCTTCAGTCTGCCTTGCAACACGCCGCTCACGATGTTGCGGTGGATTCCGTGTTTTGCTGCCCAGCTCGAAACCGAAAGTCCACACCGGTCGAACTCTGCGCGTACGTCTTCCAATGTTTTCAGTGCCATGCGGCGGCCCGTATACTGAGCAAATTGTCCGTATGTGACCCAGTATGAGTCATTTTTTACACGTTTTCAACTAAAATCCCATTTATGACCCATTCGATCGGATCCCGCCTGCTTGAGGAGCGGGAGCGCCTCGGGCTGTCGCAGGTTCAAATCTGCGACCTCACCGGCGTGAGCCGAAAAACCCAGTTTTCTTACGAGAAAAGCGTTCGTCTGCCTGATGCTGGCTACCTGTCCATCCTCGCCAGCAACAATCTCGATGTGCTTTACATCGTTACGGGCAAACGCGCTCCCCGGTACGGGACAGTCGATGAAGAACTGCTGCGCCGCGTATTCACCACTGTCGAAACGGCCCTTTTAAAGGCTGCTCATTCGGTAGCTGTTGAAAAGAAAGCGAAGCTTGTCGCACTGGTTTACCAGACCGCCTCCGAGACAGGTCAGATCGACCCGCTCGTTGCACAGAAAGCAATCGACCTTCTTTCCTGATTCTTTCATTAGCGATGATCGACGCCATCGCACCGGAACGGTACTGACACTATGGCGCAGCGGTTATGGCGAATTCAAGCCATTGAATTAGTATGCGCAGAAAATATCGTAAGTTACGCTAACTATTTACCGCGATCGGGATACAGTGGATCCAACAATAGATTCAGTCGAGCAAACCGTGGGCGGCCGCCTTTTCGACAGCATCTGTAATTCTGGTTGCACCCGTTTTTCTGGTGATCCGCTGGTAGATGGTTTTATAGACCGTATGCTTGGACATTCCCAGTTGATCGGCGACGTGGGATGCGCTCGCGCCATCGCGCAGCATCCTGAGGATTTGTGTCTCCTGTTCGCTGAGTTCGTACTTTGCTTGCGCATCGTGGCGCACCTGCGACACGCGCCAGTCCAGGAGTTCCGACGACATGGCGCGCAACAGCACCCGGTTGTCCCACAGCACCCCCTCACCAGCGGGCGCCCGGACTGAATTGCTCACATGCAGTAGCCCGACCATGCCATGGCCATGGATATGTGCCGGGACAACGATCCCACTCGCAAAGCCGTGCATGCGCGCCTCCGTTACCAGCCAGTGATCGATGCGATGCACATTCACGTGCGACATAAGCGCAGGCGCTACATTCGTTCTGGCGTACACCACGCAGGGATCGTTCATATACCAGAGCCTTGCGATGTACTGTTGCGTCCAGCCAGGCCTGCAACCAACGAGGTAACGGGTCTCTACGGGATCGCCCGCGGCGGGAGTTGCACCGTCAAAACGGATCCATTGGTAAATGAACTGCATTCCGCCCAAACTCGCAGTGATTGTCCGCACCTTTGACAGCAGCGCGCCTTCCGTCGCGCACATTGAAAGCTCGCCAATCAATCTTACGGGGTCGCCGGTTTCGACCTGTTTTGGGCGATCACCTCCCGTCGCTGCGACGCACTTCTGCCGGATACGGTCATAACTCTCCTGCAGGCGGGTCCCATATGGGTCAGCCATCGCAAAGTCCGACAGATCGTCCGCGCTATCTATCGCGACAATCTGGCTGAACGACGCGCCGTCACTCCGGATCAACCTTCGTGTCAGGATGCAGTCCTGCGACAGACTCAACTCCACGCACTCGTTGAAAATGTGATGTTCATCTTCATGCAGTGGCGCGTGTGTAGCTTCCTCGATTACTTTTTCCCGCATCGACGCGTACCTCTACATCGATGAACTCGCCGCGGAGAAGGCATCGGTAACGAAACGACCTTGCACCTCAGCTCCGGGGAATTGCGTGAGCCACGTGAACTGCTCCTTGCTGTTCACACCATGAACGAGGACGCTCAATTCCATCTCGCTGCAGACGCCAACGATGCCTTTAACGAGTGCCCGGGAAACCGGCTCTGAAGGCACACGCGCCACAAGCTCTTCGTTGATGCAAAGGCCATCAACAGGCAGCTTCGCAAGATTCGGAA
Protein-coding sequences here:
- a CDS encoding type IV secretion system protein — encoded protein: MTNSFDKNVLNTVSTGSSNIIALISPLMATCFSIYVLLILWTYWQGRNDEPINDFLMRMATWAVILTCGMNIQFYSEYVVPFFNGLGEQLAGALTNGSNPVSGLDNLLNAYIHAAQEIYAQASGLKVIAAIWTIALMIIFGGPFMAIAIAYIILAKFALGLLLALGPLFISAALFPPSRQFFWNWVGQCMNYTLLVALFAAACALEVNFAMGVVPLNGSPSIAQVIDLDIMGLAFWVISLNLPGLASSLAGGVGISTMVGKLGSVARFAGSLGKMGGGGSPKTGGSLSEA
- a CDS encoding autoinducer binding domain-containing protein — its product is MREKVIEEATHAPLHEDEHHIFNECVELSLSQDCILTRRLIRSDGASFSQIVAIDSADDLSDFAMADPYGTRLQESYDRIRQKCVAATGGDRPKQVETGDPVRLIGELSMCATEGALLSKVRTITASLGGMQFIYQWIRFDGATPAAGDPVETRYLVGCRPGWTQQYIARLWYMNDPCVVYARTNVAPALMSHVNVHRIDHWLVTEARMHGFASGIVVPAHIHGHGMVGLLHVSNSVRAPAGEGVLWDNRVLLRAMSSELLDWRVSQVRHDAQAKYELSEQETQILRMLRDGASASHVADQLGMSKHTVYKTIYQRITRKTGATRITDAVEKAAAHGLLD
- a CDS encoding lytic transglycosylase domain-containing protein; protein product: MLDFIPLAQQCAPNVHPMTLQAVVRTESGFNPYAIGVVGGRLVRQPRDREEAVATAKALEAQGINFSMGLGQVNKANLARYGLTYETAFDPCENLRAGGAILHECYQRAVAAMGQGTPALRAAISCYYSGNFTRGETADANGTSYVQRVVANAQTVAGSTNAVPAIPVVMDSQSDRPARAAAPDAKTSSARRSGPKQRQDAPHPSWDAFGDSACDNDCN
- a CDS encoding transporter, whose product is MQSRPAVTSDILGAIGTVDDWIPKYGHPVTKHVQHLEGNRFMVMLAMRGVPFEVHENVAMERMFDRDTEAYSKLGRDLGGRLGYHATFVRQRVSFDRVYRFKECFLQWFVREYIGRRFGDEKFFENRYYLSLILKYEEFDDGLKEIGSLAQQALLQFAGYEAELLEMYERKHMNGTKMLFSPLYGLVSYLVNGKSGDLPVAAEPGTDVIPSSHLHFGYNTLEIGASDVPAYRRVATCLDLRSCPEKPGWGQLDPLITLNMEFTITHTFNCMTGFESNRTIDSAINKLESAGDKAKHQVKELRDAQGYVNTGELSFGEYHGAAVIYGETAKEALENADRFASRSRNECGIEWSPATGSAPFTYFSQVPGAAVKPRPKVQSSRNFAAMYTCHDYSSGKAEGNPIGDGSAVIPFRSDSGVYNYSSHASRLGDINVSEKVAGHFEAKGTTGSGKSTVIAAATGMLSRFDPMLYVLDKGRGWEVFIRAMGGAYVYLEKGKPTGWAPFELTDTPDNREFLYGLVELCGRKNGVDHQGKPIRIDLTAGEKIHCRNAVDAVMGVDDVRLRRFSLLLDSIPDEGDDGLRARLSIWCKSEGGRFWWVFDNPPNLSLNMSEQRWIGFDVEAFLVENYEPSEPAFAYLFHLKKLMRREGTLMLTVIEEYWLPLRFRTIREQIEETLASGRKEGEFMGLITQQPEQAQRAADLFPALRSLVATKIWLADPAAEEEAYLRDGMSRKEFKEFKKLTPQSRRFLIKQGNQSAFASFDLSGLDDAIAVFSGDRENALICDAVRAEFGDDPDVWLPVHLYRVFERKLRTRLAAKHGADERLWSAELQHGLERKRAELAQIYPPADQPVDDEVFA
- a CDS encoding DNA-binding protein, with protein sequence MALKTLEDVRAEFDRCGLSVSSWAAKHGIHRNIVSGVLQGRLKGKRGHAHNAAVLLGLKDGVVNREDAHEPDLREVLPAREGQVRE
- a CDS encoding type IV secretion system protein → MNSTDLYPAVRRPVDRAIRNLREALRARSMRAGMGIFAYMPSSTLWPRRSLAALVCACAFSQAHAQGVPTISPAELAQQMMQVEQLGQQIQNQEDQYRALTGNSSFGNIMNAASLRNYLPEQWQNIYDQAKNGGLSGVSSSMRSIEQQESMTGASTTGQQRYYDTLAANKAMNEQAYSATMARLNNIQALMQQSNMTQDPAQKADLQNRMAAEEAMVTNDQTRLQLTAQLQKTELQLAEQQRDREFDNAFLGKTNGQ
- a CDS encoding VirB3 family type IV secretion system protein, with amino-acid sequence MSDEKTRYPGFNGLGRTAAIWGVPYMAMLVVVVASMFVGVLVSFFVGPGGLLFVFLGFPVLLYFKHICETDDQGLRIMWLELRCRFYFWQLRVRARLNAGRAAPRFGNTATLAPLRYGRQRRVYRDFFKPLSKGERRLRELDPEA
- a CDS encoding helix-turn-helix transcriptional regulator — protein: MTHSIGSRLLEERERLGLSQVQICDLTGVSRKTQFSYEKSVRLPDAGYLSILASNNLDVLYIVTGKRAPRYGTVDEELLRRVFTTVETALLKAAHSVAVEKKAKLVALVYQTASETGQIDPLVAQKAIDLLS